TTTTCTCGACGGTATGCGCGGGGAAATTCAGATCGGTCAATCGCTCTCCCGGCCCGCGTTGCCGGGGCCGGGCCTCTGATGGTGTTATTGTTATTGCGCGCCGGAGCGCGGGTTCAGGCGTCTTCGGTCGCGGGTGCGGCGTAGGAGCCGTCGGCCTGATGCACCTCGGTCCCGGTCACGGGCGGGTTGAAGCAGCAGGCCATGACCAGCTCTTCCTCGGCCCGCAGCGTGTGCTTGTCGTGCAGGTTCAGCGCATACATGACGCCGGGGGTGATCTCATGCGTCTCGCCCGTGGCCAGATCGGTGATCGAGCCCTTGCCGGACATGCAATAGACGCTTTCGAAATGGTTCTTGTAATGGAACGTGTGTTCCGAACCGGCTTCCAGCGTGGTGATGTGGAAGGAGAAGCCCATCTTATCATCGGCCAGCAGCATGCGGACCGAGGACCACTGAGCATCCTTCACGTCGCGATCGGTGTTCTTCAGCTTGTTGAAATCACGAATAATCATATCGGTTTACTCCGCTGCGATCTGGTTTTTGTTGGTGGCGGCGCGGATCGCGGCCTCCAGAATATCCAGACCCTTGGTGAAAATCTCGTCAGGGATGGTCAGGGCGGCGAGCACCTTGACCACCTCGTCATGCGCGCCGGATGTTTCGATGATGAGACCGTTTTCGAAACAAATCGCGCAGATCTCGCCGGCCAGATCGCCGCTGCCGACGTCGATGCCGCGCATCATGCCACGGCCTTTCAGCGCAGCACCCGGAATCAGCGTGGCCATCGCCTCCAGCCGGTCGCGCAGATGATCGCCCTTGCGCTGCACCTCGGCGGCGAAGGCATCGTCGGCCCAGAACTTCTCTAGCGCGACGCGGGCGGTCACGAAGGCATGGGTGTTGCCGCGGAAGGTGCCGTTATGCTCCGCCGGTTTCCAGATGTCATGTTCCGGCTTGATGAGCAGTGCCGCGAAGGGCAGGCCCATGCCGGAGAACGACTTGGCCTGCGTGATCATGTCGGGGTCGAGCCCGTATTCCTCGGTCGAAAAATACGTCCCGGTCCGGCCGATCCCGGCCTGAATATCGTCGATGATGAACAGCGCGCCATGCTTGCGGGCGATGCGCTGAATGCCTTGCAGCCAGTCGCGGCTGGCGGCGTTCAGCCCGCCTTCGCCCTGCACCGGCTCAACGATAAAGGCGGCGGGCGCATCGATGCCGCTTGACGGGTTGTCGAGCGCCCATTCGATATATTCCAGCGTGTCATTCTCGCCCATTGCGTTCTCAAACGGCATATGGGTCACATCGGCCAGACTGCCGCCGCCCGCGCCCTCGCGCTTGCCGGCATTGCCGGTCAGGGCGAGGCTGCCCATCGTCATGCCGTGGAACGCATTGGTGAAGGCGATGATATTGCGCCGCTCCGTCACCTTGCGGGCCAGCTTGATTGCGGCCTCAACCGCATTGGTGCCGGTCGGGCCGGTCATCATGACCTTGTAGTCCATGCCGCGTGGCTTCAGGATCAGCCGTTCGAAGGTTTCAAGAAATGCGGCCTTCTGGGTGGTGAACATGTCCAGCCCATGCGCGATTCCGTCCTGGCTGACATGTTCGATCAGCGCGGCTTTCATGTCGGGGTCGTTATGGCCGTAATTCAGCGAAGAACACCCGGCGAGGAAGTCGATATAATCACGCCCGTCCGCATCCGTCATCACCGATCCGCTCGCGCGGGTAAACACGGTCGGAAAGCTGCGGCAATAGGAACGCGCCTCGGATTCGCGGCGCTCGAAAATAGCGGTGTCGGCCGTCTTGTCAGTCGGCATGGAGTTACCTCGGGAGTTTTGAAAAGGGGGAGGAGTAATCGGCGGCGGGGCCGGATCAGGCCGCCTGCGCCACCGGGGCCGGAAAGTGGATCGTGACCATGTGTTCGGTGGCGTGCTCGCCGTCGAAATGGTCGTCTTTCCTGAAATGCGGCTCGTCGGTCAGCCGCGCATTGTGCCGCTCCGCAAGGCTGCGGAACAGGCCCCAGCTTGCATCATTGTCGCGGGTGATCGTGGTCTTGAGATGCAGCACGCCCGCCATGTCGTCGCGCGACAGAAGCTTGTCCAGCATCCGGCCAGCAAGGCCGAGACCGCGCGCCTCTTCCGAAACGGCGACCTGCCAGACGAACAGCGTGTCCGGCGCATCGGGCAGAAGATAGCCGGAGATCCAGCCGACCGCTACGCCGTTACGCTCTGCCAGGATGCAGGTATCTGCGAAATGATCGCACTGGATCAGATTGCAGTACATGCTGTTTTCGTCCAGCGGCTTGCAGGACTTGATCAGCTCCCAGATATTGCTGCCGTCCTCCGATTCCGGCTTGCGGAAGGTCAGCGTGTCAGGGGTGTTGCTGTCGATCATGTCTTTCATGCCGTGAGCCTCAAATTACTTCGAGTAGCTAAATAACATTCCGCGCGTATTTTGCAACCGCAGAACCGCATTTCACGCGTTCACAGCAGGTTTAAAGGCGATTTCGTGCAGCTATTGCTGGATGTTTCGGAAAGTTAATTTTTTGTAACTCGAATGATTAACGCGGTGATTGACCGGGCCGGAAGAATGCGGAATATGGTCAGGCTGGTTATCGGAGGGGTTAACTGCTTGGACCGCATAGATGTTTGCCTGATCGCGCTTCGGCGGATTCTGCGCGCGGCGGAGTTGCATGGCAAGGAACTGGCGCAGTCGGCGGGGATGACGCCCGTGCAGCTTCGGGTGGTGCAGATCGTGGCGGAGACCGGGACCAGCACCGGCGGGGCCATCGCCAAGCGGATGCATGTGGCGCCCGCGACGGTGACGGCGATGATCGACAAGCTGGAACGGGCAGGCCATGTCACGCGCCAGCCCAGCCCGACGGATCGCCGCCAGACGCTGATTGCGCTGACCGAACAGGGCCGGACGGCGCTGGAGCGAGCGCCGGACGCCTTGCAGCAGCGCTTCGCCGCGGATTTCGAGGCGCTGCCGGATTGGGAGCAGGCGATGATCGTGTCGGTGCTGGAACGTGTCGCGCTGATGCTGGACATGCCGGAAGGCGGGCAGGGGGCGGTGCTTTATCCGGGCGAACTCTGAAGGCGCGATAATAGGCCGGAATGAAACGCCCGGTCTTCGCGCTTGCATTCGGTTTGGAAATCCCGGCAGGTTTCGGTTATGAAAGACGCATATTCACTGATTGTCGATGCCATGGATGCCGGGGAGTATCAGCCCGGTGACCGGCTGGTGGAGGCCGAGCTGGCTGAGCGGTTCGGGGTGTCCCGAACCCCGGTGCGCGAGGCTTTGCAGCGGCTGGAAACTCAGTCGATGGTCAAGCGGGACGGGCGTTCGCTGATCGTCTCGACGCTGGATCACAACCAGTTGTCGGAGCTGTATATCGTGCGGACGGAGCTGGAGGCGCTGGCCGCGCGGCTGGCCGCCCGCCACGCGACGCCGGAGGAAATCCGGGTGCTGCAATCCATGATCGACGAGGACATGACCCGGCTTGACGATGCCGATGCGCTGGCGCGCTCGAACCGGCGCTTTCATCATCAGATCCATCTCGCCTCGCATAACCGCTATCTCGTGCAGCAGCTTGATATGGTGCATCGCAATATGGCGCTGATGGCGCGTACTTCGCTTGCGGTCGAAGGGCGCAGCAAGACCGCGCTGGCGGAGCATCAGGCGATTGTCGATGCGCTGAAATCCGGCGAGGGGGTGGCGGCGGAGGAGGCGCTGCGCAACCATATCTCGCGCGCGTTCGAGACAAGGCTGCGTGAGGATGCGCGGCGCGACCGGTGAGGGTGATCGCGGACAACGCCGATCTGGCCGAGGGGGCGGCACATCTGGCAAGCGTCTGTCCGGTCTGGGCCGCGACGCTGCCGGGGCTGGATCTGCCGCTTCGCCGACGCGATGACGGGTTCGGCGCGATCCTTGATGCGATTATCGGGCAGCAGATTTCCATTGCGGCGGCGGCGGCGATCCTGACGCGGCTGGAGGCGGCGGGGCTGACCGAACCGGCGGCGATCCGGGCTGCGGGCGCGGACGGGCTGCGCGATTGTGGCGTGTCGCGCCCGAAGATCCGCTATCTTCTGGGCATTGTGGAGAACGAACCCGACTGGGCCGCGCTGCGCAACGCCCCGGATGAGGAGGCGATTGCGATACTGGTCGCGCTGCCCGGCATCGGGCGCTGGACGGCGGAGATCTATCTCGCCTTCGCTTTGGGCCGGAGCGACGCGTTCCCGGCGGGCGATCTGGCCTTGCAGGAGGCGGCGAAGCTGCTCTACGGCCTCGACGAACGCCCCGCACCCAAGGCGCTTGAGGCGATGGCGGAGCCGTGGCGTCCTTGGCGCTCGGTCGCGGCGCGGGGGCTCTGGGCCTATTACCGGGTCGCGAAAGGGCGCGAGGGCGTGCGGTCGTAATCGCCACCGTCATCCGCCGGTCGCAAGGGCTTACCGCGCGGCGAGCTGGGTGATCAGATCATTCGCGAATTGCGCAATCAGCGCGGATGCCGCGAAGTCGAATTGATTGACCGCCACAAAGACCCCGATATCCCCGCTGGGTGCAAAGGCGTGATAAAGGAACATCCCCTGCAAGCCGCCCGCCTTCTGAAGGATCAGGGGTCGGTTGCCGTCCGGCTGCATGACGATCCAGCCAAGCGCCATAGCGTCCATCTCGCCGGATTCATCGAAGCCGAACACCGGCGAAAGCCCGTCCCGGTTCACATATGGGGCGTGATCCAGAAGCCGAGTTTCGGCCCACGCGTCACCCTCATCGAGGTGCCATTCCAGCCAGGTCAGAATATCGTTGGCCGTGGAGTATAGCCCGCTTGCCCCGGCCATCGCGGGGCCGCTTGGCACATCGGGCAGTGCTTCGCCGTCGAAACCGTGGCCGGACATCATGCGTCGCCCCTCCATCCCCGCAAAGCCGGTGCTGTCGAGGCCCAGCGGATCGAGAATGCGCTTTTGCAGCAGCGTGGGGTAGGGCTCGCCCGCAGCCCCGCCCAGTGCCGCTGCGAGCATGTCGAAGCCGAAATTGGAATAAAGCCCGCCGGTGCCAGCCGGGAAAAGCTGCTTGTCGTCGGACAGCGCGGCGAAATAGGCGTCAAGCGTGATGGTGGAAAACGGATCATCCTCGTCCACCTCCCGCTCCAGCTCCCTTGGCAGTCCCGATGTATGGGTGGCAAGGTCGATCAGCCGGATCGGCCGGTCGCCTTTTCGGGGAACGTCGATGTCGGGCAGATGCGAGGCGAGCGTGTCGGTCAGCCCGATGCTGCCCTCAGCCGCCATATCGGCCAGAACTGCGCCGGTGAACACCTTTGTGATCGAGCCGACCCGCATCTGCGTGTCGCCGTCGGGTGTCTCGCCATTCCCGCGTCTGGTCTCGCCGAAGCCGAATACCACGCGCTGCCCGCCCTGCACGGCACCGATCACCAGCCCCGGCACGCCGGTTTCGAGGAACAGCACCTGCCCGGTGAAGGATACCGTGTCGTCGAGCAGTGCCGATTGAGCCTGCGCGGGGGCGGACCAACCCGGATGCGCCAGCAGCAAAACAGGAAGAAACGCCCGCCGGAGGAATTTGTTTATCTGCATGAATGATCGCTGCCGATGAAAGTTGAACATGCCGCACCGGCACAGGGTGACGACGCCGATACCGTAACATCCGACAATATGATCAATAAGGCAAATGCCGTGGCTTCATGGCGTTACGGATTTCAAACGCGAAAGGCCCGGCGATATAGCCGGGCCTTCCTCATATTGTCCTGCGTTACTGCGCCGAGGCCAGCAGATCGGTGATCCGGCGGACGGAGGCGCGGCGGTTCTCCCGCTCATCCGCCAGCGTCGGGATCTTCAGATATTCCTCGCCGTAACCCTGCACGACAAGGTTCTCCGGCGGCACATCGAAATATTCCGACAGCGCCAGCGCCACAGATTCCGCGCGGCGATCCGACAGGGCCAGATTATAGGTCGCGCTGCCGACGGCATCGGTGTGCCCCTCGATCAGGAAGATTTCGCGGGGGTTCTGCGCGATGCTTTCCTCCAGCACCGACCCGAGCGTTGCCAGCTGGCGGGCCTGATCGGGGTTGATCGCGGCAGAGCCGGTGTCGAAGGTGATCGCGTCGATATCGACCGGGGCGACAAGATTGCGGACCTCGGGGATGGAGCGCACCTGAGTCAGGGTGAAACGCCGGTCGATGGCGGCCTCGCGCGCCAGCGCTTCGCGCAGCGCGGCTTCGGTCGTCGGCGCGGTATCGGCGCTTGGTGCCGGCGCTTGCGGCAACTCGGCCAGCTCGACCGGCGGCACTTCGACGGATTCGTCGATCAGCACGGTTTCGGTCCCGTCCGGGGCGATATGAACCCGGCGCAGCACCGACAGATCGGCGGCGCGGATGGTCACGATCTGCGAGCCATCGGGACGGGTCACGATAGTGCGGGAGGAGCCGTCGGAATAATTCTCCGTTTGCATCTCGTTGCCGGCCTGCCGCAGCAGGGCGTTGTCGTCCTTCAGCACCTGCTGGCTGCCATCCTCGCGGGTGACGATGACCCGGTCGCCGGTGTTCAGCGCCACCTCGCGATTGCCGTTGAGCATCTGCCCGACGGCGAGCGCGCCAAGCCCGACCAGAGCGGCGCGGGCGAGATCGTTGCTGTCGTTATCGCCGTCATCCGATGCCCCGCTGCCGCCTTCGCTGGCCTGACGGATCGCATCGGTCAGAGTGGTGGCGAAATCCTCGGACGAACTGCGCGCCTCGTCTTCGGCCACGGTTTCGGTGACGGTTTCGCCCTCACCCTGCTGCGCGGTCAGGGCGGCGGCGGTCGGGGCCGCGGCCTCGGCGGCTTCGCGGGCCGCTTCGGTGTTGGAGCCGCGGGCGCGCATCTTTCCGTCTTCGCCCACGACATAGACCTGCTGGACGGCGCGGCCCATGATGATCCGTCCGTCCTCGGTCACCTCCGCCGCCACGCCGCGCGGGCTCAGCAGCGAAATCCCCTCGGCGCAAGGCCGGTCGGCACCATCCGCGCAGACCAGATCGTCGGCGGTCAGGCCCTCGGAGATTTCCTGCTGAAGAAGCGCCGAAAGCTGCGGCATATGTTCGGCCCGCTCCCGGTGATACTGATCGGCAAAGCGAGGTTCGACACGGTGTTCGTCATTGGCGTAGCTGTCGCTGATCGCGGGTGCGGCAGGTTCGTCATCCAGCACCGATTCCGCCGCCTGCGCCGCCGCGATCTGGGCTGCGATTTCGGCCTCGCGTTCGGCTGCCTCCCGGGCGGCTTCGGCGGTCTGTTCTGCCGTCGCCTCAGCCTGCTGGTTCTGCTGAGCGGTGTCGTCGGCGGCGCTGTCATCGGCTTCATCCTCGGGTGCATCCGCTTCAGCCTGCACCTGCGCGGCACGGGCCTGCGCAGCGGCCAGCCGTGCTTCCGCCAGTTCAGCAAGATCGTTTCCACGGACCATCGGCTGACCATTCTGTACCGTGAACGGTTGCAGGTTCTGCGGTGCGAGGATCATCTGGCCATCGGAGTTAAGCTGCACCGATACGCCAGCCGGTGTCATCAGCGGCATGTCATCGGCACAGGGCCGCGCCGATCCGTCAAGGCAGCTCAATTGCTCCTGGGTCAGCCCCGCGCGGCGTTCGGCCTGAAGGATGCTGTTCAGCGGCGGCATCTGCTCGGCCCGTGGTCCGGCCTGTGCGGTGAATTCCTCGGGCGGCAGGATAATCTCGGCATGGGCCGGGGTGAGGAGGCCGAAGGAAAAGAATGCGGCAATGGCTGTGGAATTGGCGGTGAAGCGGCCCATAGGGTCCTCCCTGACGATCTGGTTTGGTCTGCACAGTAACGGCAGCCCGCACGCATCGTTCCCAAAATCTGCGTGAGCGATCTGTGAGCAAAGAAAAATCCCGCACGGGCGATGCGGGTTTGGCTGTCAAGGAACAGACGCGGTTATGCCGCAAGCGAAAAGGGGGCTTCCGCCCCCGTCCTCCGGACTCCCCCGAGGATATTTGCGCCAGCGTGAGAGCCGCGCCGTTTCAGCCTGGCGGAAATATCCTGGGGTGAATTGACGCGTAGCGGCAAGAGGGGCAAAGCCCCTCACGACAGGATCAGATGCCGTCGCCGACGAAGGCTTTCTCGACCACGAATTCCTTCGGCTCGGAGTTTGCGCCCTCGCGCAGGCCGAAACCTTCCAGAACCGCTTTCACATCGACGTTGAAGGCAAGGCTGCCGCAGATCATGGCGCGGTCCTCTTCGGGGTTCATCGCGGGCAGGCCGAGATCGGCGAACACCTTGCCGGAGGTCATATTGTCGGTGATCCGTCCCATCAGCGGCGAATCCTCGCGGGTGGTGGTCGGGTAGTAGAGCAACCGGTCGGCGAAGCTTTCGCCGTAAAGCTCGGTCAGCAGCGGGTCGTTACGCAGGTTTTCGACCAGTTCGCGGCCATAATTCAGCTCGTCGGCGGTGCGGCAGGTATGCATCATGATCACCTGCTCGAAGCGTTCATAGCTTTCCGGGTCGCGCATCAGCGAGGCAAAGGGCGCGATGCCGGTGCCGGTGGCGAGAAACCACAGTCGCTTGCCCGGCAGCAGCGCGTCGAGGACCAGCGTGCCGACGGGTTTCGGGCGCAGGATGATCTGATCGCCTTCCTTGATATGCTGGAGCTTCGAGGTCAGCGGCCCGTCCGGCACCTTGATGGAATAGAATTCCAGCTCGTCATCCCAGTTCGGGGACGCAATGGAATAGGCGCGCAGCAGCGGTTTGCCGTTATCGCCCAGAAGCCCGATCATCACGAATTCGCCCGAGCGGAAGCGCAGCGAGGCGGGCCGGGTCACGCGGAAAGAGAACAGCCGGTCGGTCCAATGCTTCACAGCCGTCACCGTCTGCGCATCCGGCAGGGTCGGCTTTTCGCGGTTCGGGGCTTGGGTCACGGCAATATCCAGTGTCATCTGCGGTCCTGCGGGTTCTCTATGCCATCACGGCGCGTGGGTGAAGCCCGGTCGGGGCGTCAGATTGTCCCGATCAGGCTGGTTCGCGTGATAATTAGAATATTTTCCGCGAATATTGCAGGGGTTCGCGGTCGATAAGGAAATTATCGGGCTTGTGTGGCTCTCGCAGGGGAATTGTCCCGTTCTCCTGCGTCGTGCGCAACCAGCCTGACGAGCCCTCTCGCCTTATCAGGATTTATCGTCCACCACCGACAGGATATCCGGCACCGCAGGGCAGGGCAGCAACTGGTTATGCGCCACATCTGCCAGCGTTGCATTATGCAGGAACACATAGACATGCGCCGACAGGCTTTGCCACAGCCGGTTGGACAGCGTCTGCGCGCGCGACCCCGACAGCCCGCCCGATGCGCCCGCGCCGACATGCAGCGCGCTGACGGTTTCATCGACGGCGGCCAGCACGTCGGAGACGCGGATTTCCGTCGCCGGGCGCGACAGCTTGTAGCCGCCCCCAGGACCGCGTGCGGATTCGACCAGACCGGCGCGGCGCAGGCGCACGAAAAGCTGTTCCAGATAGGGCAGCGAAATGCTCTGCCGTTCAGCGATATCGGCCAGCGAGGTCAGCGACTCCGTCGGCTGAAGTGCCAGATCGACAAGCGCTGCCATGCCATATCTGCCCTTGGTGGAAAGTTTCATGCTCTGCTCCTCTGGCCCGAAAAGATTGACGAGCGTGCAGGGTCTGGGCTAACTGCGCCGGACTTGGCTGCTCTTGCGCAGGCTGGGGCTGGCCCACATCTTCGGTGACTGGAGATAAATGCCGCCTTTGGCTGCGTCAAGAAAACCGTTTCGCGAAGGAATGCGATGCCTGAACTGATTTTTCCCGGTCCCGATGGCCGCCTCGAAGGGCGGTATCATACCCAATCCAACCCCGATGCGCCGATCGCCATCATTCTGCACCCGCATCCGCAGTTTGGCGGGACGATGAATAATCGTGTCGTCTATAACCTGCATTACGCCTTTCACAAGATCGGCTTTACGGTGATGCGGTTCAATTTCCGCGGTGTCGGACGCTCGCAGGGTGAGTTCGATCAGGGCGTCGGTGAATTGTCCGATGCTGCCGCCGCGCTGGATTATCTTCAGGCGATGAACCCGAACTCCAAGCATTGCTGGGTTGCTGGGTTCAGCTTCGGTGCCTGGATCGGGATGCAGCTTCTGATGCGCCGGCCCGAGATCACCGGCTTCATCAGTGTCGCGCCGCCGGCGAATATGTATGATTTCAGCTTCCTCGCGCCATGCCCGGCCTCGGGGCTGATCATCAACGGCACCGCCGACCGCGTCGCGCCGCCGAAGGACACGGATGGGCTGGTCGGCAAGCTGCGCGAGCAGAAGGGCATCACCATCAGCCACGAGGTGATCGAGGGTGCCGACCACTTCTTCCGCGACGATGAGGCGCATATGGAGCCGATGATCTCCACCGTGCAGGCCTATGTCCGCCGCAGGCTGACGGAGACGACGCGGTAGAAGCGCTTTTCCGGGGTGCCGGATGATCTGTATGCGGGTCGCCTGCGCAGAAAATGCAGACAAAAAGCATACAATGGCATACTGACTTCCGTTCCGGTTCCGGAACCGCTATACCGCGCGCAAAGCCAACCTAACCGAAGGGATGCCTCATGTCGAAGATCAAGGTAGCCAACCCCGTCGTCGAGCTGGACGGCGACGAGATGACCCGGATTATCTGGGATTTCATCAAGAAGAAGCTGATCCTGCCCTATCTCGACATCGATCTGAAATATTACGATCTGGGCATTGAGGAGCGGGACCGCACCGATGACCAGATCACCGTGGACGCGGCGAACGCGATCAAGGAATACGGCGTCGGCGTCAAATGCGCGACGATCACCCCGGATGAAGCGCGGGTCGAGGAATTCGGGCTCAAGAAAATGTGGCGCTCGCCCAACGGGACGATCCGCAACATCCTCGGCGGGGTGATCTTCCGTGAGCCGATCATCTGCAAGAACGTGCCGCGTCTGGTGCCGCACTGGACCAAGCCGATTGTTGTCGGCCGTCATGCGTTCGGCGATCAGTACCGCGCCACCGATTTCAAATTCCCCGGCAAGGGCAAGCTGACGATCAAATTCGTCGGTGACGATGGCGAGACCATCGAGCATGAGGTGTTCCAGGCGCCGGGCTCCGGCGTGACGATGGCGATGTATAACCTCGACGAATCGATCCGCGATTTCGCCCGCGCCTCGATGAACTATGCGTTGCAGCGGAAATACCCGCTTTACCTGTCAACCAAGAACACGATCATGAAAGCCTATGACGGGCGCTTCAAAGATCTGTTCCAGGAGGTGTTCGACGCGGAGTTCGCTGACGAATACAAGAAGGCCGGTATCACCTACGAACATCGCCTGATCGACGACATGGTGGCGGCGTCGCTGAAATGGTCGGGCGGCTATGTCTGGGCATGCAAGAACTATGACGGCGACGTGCAGTCGGATACGGTCGCGCAGGGCTTTGGCTCGCTGGGGCTGATGACCTCGGTTCTGATGACGCCGGACGGGAAAACGGTCGAAGCCGAGGCGGCGCATGGCACCGTCACCCGCCATTATCGCGAGCACCAGAAGGGCAATGAGACCTCCACCAACTCCATCGCGTCGATCTATGCGTGGAGCGGCGGTCTGAAGCATCGCGCCAAGCTGGATGAGAACGAAGCGCTGATGACTTTCGCCCAGACGCTGGAGAAGGTCACGGTGCGCGCGGTCGAGGATGGGTTCATGACCAAAGACCTCGCGCTGCTGGTCGGGCCGGATCAGAAATGGCTGTCGACGATGGGCTTCCTTGAGAAGGTCGATGAATATTTGAACAAGGCGCTGAGCTGAGGCGCCTGACGGCGGCAAGCTAAGCGACTGACAGTGGCAAAGGCCGGGCGATCTGCCCGGCCTTTTTTCGTGCGTGTGGCGGGTGCGGTGTCGGAGGTGGGCCCGGGGTGGCTGCTGGATGGACAGGGCCTCTGGATGCCTGCGCTTACCGATGTGGGCGGATCCTGCGTCGTGAACGGTTTGCAGGCTGCGCAGATTCATAACCAGGATGAATAGGCGGCGAGATCGCCGCATTTTTCGAGCTTATGCAGCTTCCAGAAATCAGTTGTGCTGCGCGGCGACGCTGTTCTGTCAGGTCGGGACGAGATCGGATGAATATCTGGAGCTGGCGACTCGGCGTGACTGTGTCTTCATTATTATAATTTAAAATCAATATGTTGACAGGAAGATCATCGAAGCCCTGTCCCGAAGGGCTCATCCTGCTTTGCGTAAATTTGTCTAAATCACTTGAAAATTTTCTCTAAACGAACGCTGTCCGGATACCCGGCGTCATAATCGCATGCTAGCGTTCAGGGATAACAACCTAGGGTACTATATATTTATCTTATTACATCTAATTATTGTATATCAGCATAGGGCGGGCAGGCGCGGCCAATGGCAAACATCAGCGATATCCAGACTTTCATTCTTAGTGGCGTGGTGCCGACGATCGCCGTTGATCAGAACAATAACTATCAGCCTAATCAAATCCTGGGTAATACCTACGCGATCCCCGGGGAGCTCGACCGGATGAACTTCATCGACGGCAATGGCGACGGGGATCTGAACGATCACGAACAAGTCCATACTGGAATGAGTGGTGAAACGGGGACAAACGGCGACCGTCTGCAGATCAACGGGACGACATATTTTGTCCAGTCGATGTTCCACACGAATATCACCGTCAATTTCAGCGATGGCACCTCGCAAACCTATGCGGGCGGGGCGCGTACATTTGTTATAGCCAGAACCGGCGTCAACACATTGACCGGGGATGTGGTAGTCAACCCCGTGAACAGTGTTCGCACGGCGATCACCGCGTATAAAAATGCGGCCCCGGGGCGCAAGATCGTCTCTTTGACGGTGAACAGTTTCGGGGCCGACCCCCTGGACAACACAACGATGGCGGCCCAGAGCGATATTTTCTGCTTCGCCAGCGGGACGCTGATCGAGACCCGTGCAGGTATGGTGCCGGTCGAGCGGCTTAAAATCGGGACAGAGTTGCGCACGCTGGATCATGGGTATCAGCGAATTCGCTGGATCGGCGCGACACGCCTGTCGGGCGACGATCTGACTGCCAATCCGAAACTGCGCCCGATCCGCATCCGGGCCGGAGCTTTGGGGCAGCGGTTGCCTGAGCGCGATCTTGTCGTCAGTCGTCAGCATCGCGTGCTTGTCCGCTCGCCGCTGGTGCCGGACATGTTCGGGGCGGATGAAATTCTGGTCCCTGCCATCAAGCTGACCGCGCTGGATGGGGTCGAGATCGAAGAGCAGCGGGTCGGCGTCATCTATTGGCATATTCTGTTTGACCAGCACGAGGTCATCTTTTCCGAGGGCATGCCGACGGAAAGCCTGTTTACCGGGCCTGAGATGCTGAAGACCCTCTCCCCCGAGGCGCGGGAAGAAATCGAGATGTTGTTTCCGCAGTTTTTCGCATCCGGTTTCCTGGCCGAGCCGGTTCGCCAGATCCCTGACGGCAAACGGTTGAAGCTGTTCATGGAACGGCAATCTCAGGTCGGACAGCCGCTGCTGTCGGGCTGGCCGCATCCCGAGTAAGCCACGCTTTAAACCAACAGTCGGCGAAAGTTGCATTAATGCCGCGATCATTCCGAATCGTTGCAACTCACCAAAATGTACATGTCGATTTTATGACGTTTCTGGAATATATTTTTTAAATGGATCTGGCGCCGGTCCATTTTTCACGGGCGCTCCGGTGGTCCTGGGGATCCAGGGAATCTGCCGGGGCGCCCTTCCGTTTTCGGCGCGACTTCCCATCCTGCACCGAATCCGCTATCGGCTGTCCATCATTGCCCTGATAC
The genomic region above belongs to Paracoccus sp. SCSIO 75233 and contains:
- a CDS encoding OmpA family protein yields the protein MGRFTANSTAIAAFFSFGLLTPAHAEIILPPEEFTAQAGPRAEQMPPLNSILQAERRAGLTQEQLSCLDGSARPCADDMPLMTPAGVSVQLNSDGQMILAPQNLQPFTVQNGQPMVRGNDLAELAEARLAAAQARAAQVQAEADAPEDEADDSAADDTAQQNQQAEATAEQTAEAAREAAEREAEIAAQIAAAQAAESVLDDEPAAPAISDSYANDEHRVEPRFADQYHRERAEHMPQLSALLQQEISEGLTADDLVCADGADRPCAEGISLLSPRGVAAEVTEDGRIIMGRAVQQVYVVGEDGKMRARGSNTEAAREAAEAAAPTAAALTAQQGEGETVTETVAEDEARSSSEDFATTLTDAIRQASEGGSGASDDGDNDSNDLARAALVGLGALAVGQMLNGNREVALNTGDRVIVTREDGSQQVLKDDNALLRQAGNEMQTENYSDGSSRTIVTRPDGSQIVTIRAADLSVLRRVHIAPDGTETVLIDESVEVPPVELAELPQAPAPSADTAPTTEAALREALAREAAIDRRFTLTQVRSIPEVRNLVAPVDIDAITFDTGSAAINPDQARQLATLGSVLEESIAQNPREIFLIEGHTDAVGSATYNLALSDRRAESVALALSEYFDVPPENLVVQGYGEEYLKIPTLADERENRRASVRRITDLLASAQ
- a CDS encoding ferredoxin--NADP reductase — translated: MTLDIAVTQAPNREKPTLPDAQTVTAVKHWTDRLFSFRVTRPASLRFRSGEFVMIGLLGDNGKPLLRAYSIASPNWDDELEFYSIKVPDGPLTSKLQHIKEGDQIILRPKPVGTLVLDALLPGKRLWFLATGTGIAPFASLMRDPESYERFEQVIMMHTCRTADELNYGRELVENLRNDPLLTELYGESFADRLLYYPTTTREDSPLMGRITDNMTSGKVFADLGLPAMNPEEDRAMICGSLAFNVDVKAVLEGFGLREGANSEPKEFVVEKAFVGDGI
- a CDS encoding Rrf2 family transcriptional regulator encodes the protein MKLSTKGRYGMAALVDLALQPTESLTSLADIAERQSISLPYLEQLFVRLRRAGLVESARGPGGGYKLSRPATEIRVSDVLAAVDETVSALHVGAGASGGLSGSRAQTLSNRLWQSLSAHVYVFLHNATLADVAHNQLLPCPAVPDILSVVDDKS
- a CDS encoding alpha/beta hydrolase, translating into MPELIFPGPDGRLEGRYHTQSNPDAPIAIILHPHPQFGGTMNNRVVYNLHYAFHKIGFTVMRFNFRGVGRSQGEFDQGVGELSDAAAALDYLQAMNPNSKHCWVAGFSFGAWIGMQLLMRRPEITGFISVAPPANMYDFSFLAPCPASGLIINGTADRVAPPKDTDGLVGKLREQKGITISHEVIEGADHFFRDDEAHMEPMISTVQAYVRRRLTETTR
- a CDS encoding NADP-dependent isocitrate dehydrogenase; translation: MSKIKVANPVVELDGDEMTRIIWDFIKKKLILPYLDIDLKYYDLGIEERDRTDDQITVDAANAIKEYGVGVKCATITPDEARVEEFGLKKMWRSPNGTIRNILGGVIFREPIICKNVPRLVPHWTKPIVVGRHAFGDQYRATDFKFPGKGKLTIKFVGDDGETIEHEVFQAPGSGVTMAMYNLDESIRDFARASMNYALQRKYPLYLSTKNTIMKAYDGRFKDLFQEVFDAEFADEYKKAGITYEHRLIDDMVAASLKWSGGYVWACKNYDGDVQSDTVAQGFGSLGLMTSVLMTPDGKTVEAEAAHGTVTRHYREHQKGNETSTNSIASIYAWSGGLKHRAKLDENEALMTFAQTLEKVTVRAVEDGFMTKDLALLVGPDQKWLSTMGFLEKVDEYLNKALS